TTTAGGGTCCAATGCGGCTTCCCTAAGAAATTTGGTAACGTAGGAAAATGTATGATACGGTGTATAAATAAGGTAATCTTTTTGAGCGATCATCTCCAGCAAACTACCTTTCATGCTAAACCCCTTTACTGGCAAGGGTTCAATCTTTTTATACATTAAATCGTTTCTACCTAAACTTGGAAAGCCCATATAGTCCCTTCTATTGTGGTACCTACCACCGGGAATCACACTATCCGTATCGATAATGTTCATTTTTTCCTTGAGAAACTGAAGCGTGTCCTTATCGATACTTTTATCGTAAACAAAACGAACGGGATCGCTTATTTTTCTATCCTCTACGCTCGATGAGATTTTCTCGATAAAACTTTTGGTCAAATCATTATCGATATCCAACTCGGCATCACGTGTAATTTTGATCATATGCGCCGTAATCGATTTAAACTCGAACATGGTAAAGACGCTATCCAAACAAAACCGGATTAAGTCATCTAAAATGATGATATAGTTTTTATCTCCTTGCTTGGGCAATACAACAAAACGATCTATCCCTTTTGGGATTTCAATCAAAGCATATCTATTGTTACCATGTGCTGCCGCTGATTCGTTATCTGTCAAAACCATTTTAACGGCCAAATAAGCTGCTGTATCCTTTAGCAAGGGAAATTCGGTGAGGTCATTCAAGATGATGGTCATGAGCTCTTGGTTGACCTTTTTAAAAAAGTATTCCCTTATGAACTCGGCTTGGCTTTCATCGATTTCATTTTCATCTATAATGAAGATATTTTTTTCTTTAAGCTCCTCTTCAATACTGTTAAGGATTTCGAGACTTCTTGCTTGTTGGGCGATAACAATTTTAGTGATCTCTTCCAACAAATCTTTTGCTTTCTCGCCCCCTAAAACACTTTTACCTGTTTTACCAACATCAACAATGCGTTTTACCGTCGCATACCTTACTTTAAAAAATTCATCAAGATTATTACTGAAAATACCTAAAAACCTGAGCCTATCGATTAACGGCACATTGGTATCGGCACTTTCCTGCAATACCCTTGCGTTAAAGTGTAACCAGCTTATTTCCCTATTTACGTATTGGTTCTTTGTCTTAATCATGTATTACTTTAAATGTTTTGGAAAAATGACCTGTTCAGTAGCCCCTTTTACTATTTCATCCCACTTGGTAACATAAAATTTAATCTGGACCAATCCTGCAGTAGGAACATTTTCAAGATACTGATCTCCCCATCTATTTGCAAGTGATGTAAAGGCATAATTATGACCAAAAATTAGTACATTACTATACTTGTTATCCAAACCTTCTATAAACCGTTGTACACTATTGCCAGAAAAATCATAAATCTCCTCTTTGACCTGAAACTTATCAAAATCAAAATTCAGGTTACGTAAAAAAACTATGGAAGTATGCAATGCCCTGTTTGCTGGACTGGAATAAGCGAAATCAATATTAAAACCGTTTTTTTTAAACTTAGTCGCAACCAAGTGGGCATCATTGATTCCCCGTTCTTTTAAGGGTCTATCTTTATCCGAAACCTCATAATCCCATGAGGATTTTCCATGCCTGACCAAGATTATCGTTTTCATACTTTTTGGATTTAGGGTTGCAAACGTTCTATTTTCCAGTTAAAATCTTCTTGAAGTGTGTATCGAATGCGGTCGTGCAAACGATTTGGGCGACCTTGCCAAAACTCCAAGGAAATGGGCCTTACCAGATAACCGCCCCAATACGATGGCCTTTCTGGTTGTTTTCCTTCATACGCTTTCTCCAAATCATGCAGTTTTTCCTCCAACATTTCCCTTGACGAAATCACTTCACTTTGATTTGATACAATAGCGCCAAGCTGACTGCCCATAGGCCTGGATTCAAAATAACCATCCGAAAGGTTTTCCGCTATCTTTTCTGCTTTGCCCTTGATAATTACCTGTCGTTCTAAATTGGGCCAAAAAAACGAAAGGCAAACAGAAGGGTCGTTTTCTATGGCCTTCCCCTTTTCACTGTCATAATTGGTATAAAAAATGAATCCTTCGTGGGTATACTTTTTCATGAGCACCACTCTATTTTTAGGGAACCCATCCAGACCAATGGTAGAAAGGGTCATGGCATTAACTTCTTCCAAACCATCAGTGGCTTCAACTTCATAAAACCATTTTTGGAATTGCTCCAATGGATTCTCCTTGATGGAATTTTCTGCTAATTCACTTTTTTCGTACGATTTTCGGTAGTTGCTTAAGTCCTTTTGCATCTTTTGTTCTTGTGATACACAAATTTCCACAAAAGAATGCAGACTAAAAAGATTGATGCACTTTTGTTTTTAATGCTAAAAAGTTAGAGTTCAAAGCATTTTCCATCCTCGGCCAATGCAACATTCGGAAATATTTGCATTGCTTCTTCTTTAAAAAGCTCAATAGATTTGTATCTAGTGGAATAGTGTCCTAAAATAAGACGATTCGCATTGGCTTTCTTAGCGATTTCTGCCGCTTGTTTTGCTGTTGAATGTTTGGTTTTTTTACAAAGATGGGACTCGGTTTCTAAAAAAGTGGATTCATGATAGAGCGTGTCAACGTTTGCTATAATGGGCAAGATGGATTCCTTGTAGATGGTATCACTACAGAATGCATAACTTTTTGGAGGTGATGGGTCCAGGGTAAGCTCTCTATTTAAAACTGTTGTCCCATTTTTCGAAACACCATTCTTCCCATTTTTAATATTGTTGAATTGACTTTTGTCAACTTTATGCTTGGCAACTGCCTCAATATTCAATTTTCTTGGTGCCGTTTTCTCTTTAAACAAAAAACCGTTGGTGTACACCCTATGTTCTAATGGGATTGTATATACACTTATCTGATCATCTTCATAGACCAACTCAGATTCTTTTGAACTTAATTCATGGAATATTAAAGGGTAATTGGTCCATGAGTCTCCTAATTTGAGCAGTAACGTGATAGCCTCTTTAATACCTTTTGGACCGTATATGTGGAGTTCAGATTCTCTGCCCAACAATCGAAACGTGGAAACAAGCCCCGGCAGTCCAAAAAAATGGTCTCCGTGCAAATGCGAAATAAAGATGTGCTTGATTCGGGAAAACTTGATTTTATTTTTCCGTAATTGGACTTGCGTACCTTCTCCACAATCAATCAAAAACATATGGTTTCGTATTTCCAAAACCTGAGAAGTAGGATTGGTAAACGTGCGAGGAGTAGCGGAATAGCATCCGAGAATGGTTAACTTCATCGTGATGGAAAATTAAAAGTGGAAAATGGAAAATTGAGGGTACTTGGGAGGAATGATTATCAATAGTACAATTCTAAGATACGTTTTTAAAAAGCTCATTTTTATATTTATCATACTTAAAGAGTCAGAACTAGCTGATGAATACCAACTACTGACTACTAAATTCCCAAGTCCCGTTCAATCTCTTCCATCTCAATTATATCCTTGGCTTCCTGTATTGAGGGAACCAGACTAATCTCTTCTGGAATCTCATCATAGGACACTTTATCGGTTACCAAGACAAAAGATTTGCCCGAAGCTTTATGCGTATTCGAAACCACCAAAAACTCCAAGATATCATCTGAAGTTAGTGCATTGAATGAAAAAAGATTCAGAATGATGTTGTCGTGCTTAATTTTAGCATACCCATTCTTAAAGTTTTCCAAGAAGGTAGAAATTGATATGTTTTCTTGAAAAACCGTTGTTGTAGTTCCCTCTTTATCGAAAATCATATTACTTAATTTTTGATGCCAACAAATAAATCACGGCCATACGAATAGCAACGCCATTTTCAACCTGTTCCAAGATTATGGCCTGATTGGAATCGGCTACATCACTTGTAATCTCCACTCCCCTATTTATAGGTCCGGGATGCATGATTACAATTTCTTTCTCCAAACTGTTCAGTAGTTTTTTATTGATTCCAAATTGCTGGGTGTATTCGCGTGTAGATGGAAAATAACTGATATCCATTCGTTCGTTTTGTACACGTAGCATATTGGCTACATCGCACCACTCCAAAGCCTTTCGTAAATCTGTTTCAACCTGTACTCCTAGCGATGGGATATGTTTTGGAATCAGTGTTTTTGGCCCACAGACCTTAACATTTGCTCCTTGCAATTTTAAAGCGAAAATATTGGATAATGCCACTCTAGAGTGCAAAATATCTCCAACAATAACAACATTCTTCCCTGCAACTTCTCCTAATTTTTCTCGGATGGAATACGAATCCAGTAGTGCTTGCGTAGGATGTTCATGCGCCCCATCTCCAGCATTTATAATCGCTGCATCTACATGTTTTGACAAAAAAATCCCTGCTCCCGGGTTTGGATGACGCATAACCACCATATCCACTTTCATGGAAAGGATATTATTTACGGTATCTATTAAGGTTTCCCCCTTCTTCACCGAGGATTGGGAGGCGGAAAAATTGATAACATCTGCAGACAAACGTTTCTCGGCCAACTCAAAAGAAAGTTTGGTACGGGTGCTGTTCTCAAAAAAGATATTGGCGATAGTAATGTCTCTAAGCGTGGGAACCTTTTTAATAGAGCGATTGATAACTTCCTTAAAATGATCTGCAGTTTCAAAAATGAGTTCGATATCTTTTTTGTTAAGATATTTTATTCCCAGTAAGTGATTCACACTTAATTCGCTCATTTTTAATTATTTGCTTACTAAATATACACTATCCTTTCCGTCATTTTCTTCCCACATCACCTTTACTTTCTCTTCATTGATCGCATCTACCTGTCGTCCCCTATAGTTGGGTTGGATTGGCAAATGCCTACTGAACCTTCTATCTATCAAGGTCAATAGTTCTATATCCGAAGGTCTCCCAAAAGACTGGATGGCGGTTAATGCCGCTCTTATGCTTCTTCCGGTATAAAGTACATCATCAATAAAAACTACGTTTCTATCCTCGACCAAAAAATTAATTTTGGTAGTATTGGCCTTCAACGTTTTGTCGCCCCTGCCAAAATCATCACGATAAAATGTAATATCCAAAAAACCCAAATCAATATGTTTGACCTTGTATTCCTCTTGAAGAATTTTGGTCAAACGCTCTGCTAAATACACGCCCCTAGGCTGAATTCCTATTAAGGCAGTATTGGTAAAGTCAAGGTGGTTTTCTAAAAGCTGGCAAGCCAAACGATGCAGTATAATGTTGATTTCTTTTGAAGTAAGAAGTACTCTTTGACTCATATGCTTTGCTGCCGACTCTATTACAGGCAAAAGTAAACAATTCTTTAAAAGGTATGAAAATAAAAAAGCCCTGTCCTTAATAGGGCAGGGCTTCTAAAATTACTTATAAAAACTGATTACTTTTTAGAATCAGCTTCCATTTTATCCTTCAACGCCTGTAACTGAGCATTCGCATCACCAAGCGTGGTTTTGGACTCCTCTGCAGCTGCAGCAGCTTTTCTTTTAGCTGTATTTACGTTGCGTTCTTCTTGCTCTCTAAAGATAGCGGTATGACTTGCAACAACACGTTTAAAGTCTTTGTTGAACTCAATGATCTTGAAATCGACCTCTTCGCCTTTTCCAAGCTTTTTGCCATCTTCTTTCTCCATGTGTCTTGAAGGTATAAAACCTACAATATCATCATTGAAAGTCACCGTGGCACCTTTGTCAACGATTTCAGAAATCGCTGCTTTGTGTACCGTTCCTTCCGCAAACTCTTCAGCGTATTTATCCCAAGGATTCTCGGTAGTCTGTTTGTGACCAAGACTTAGCTTACGTCCGTCCACATCCAATTCCAATACTTCAACTTCCAACGTATCGCCAACGGTTACAAATTCTGATGGGTGCTTGATTTTCTTGGTCCAAGAAAGGTCGGAGATATAAATCAATCCGTCGATTCCTTCTTCCATTTCAACGAACACACCAAAGTTTGTAAAGTTTCTTACGATTCCTTTGTGTCTGGAACCTACTGGATACTTAGATGTAATATCTGTCCATGGGTCTGGAGTCAATTGCTTGATACCTAGGGACATCTTACGATCTTCCCTATCCAAGGTCAATACAACTGCTTCAACCTCATCACCTACGCTAACAAAATCTTGTGCAGACCTTAAGTGCGTAGACCAGGACATTTCAGAAACGTGAATCAATCCTTCCACACCTTCGGCCACTTCGATAAAGGCACCGTAATCGGCAATGACCACAACCTTACCTTTAACCTTGTCACCAATTTTTATCTCATCCCCAAGGGCATCCCATGGGTGTTTCTCCAATTGCTTAAGACCTAACTGGATTCTTGATTTGTTATCATCAAAATCAAGGATTACCACGTTTAGTTTTTGGTCTAATTCAACAACTTCGTTCGGGTGGTTGATTCTGCTCCAAGAAAGGTCGGTAATATGGATTAATCCATCAACACCACCAAGGTCGATAAAGACGCCGTAAGAAGTAACGTTTTTGACAACGCCTTCCAATACTTGTCCTTTTTCCAACTGACCAATGATTTCCTTCTTCTGCTCTTCAATATCCGCTTCGATAAGTGCTTTGTGGGAAACAACTACATTTTTGAATTCGTGGTTGATCTTAACCACTTTGAATTCCATGGTTTTACCAACATACTGATCGTAGTCACGAATAGGTTTTACGTCAATTTGCGAACCTGGCAAGAATGCCTCGATTCCAAAAACATCTACGATCATACCTCCTTTGGTCCTGCATTTTACAAAACCTTGAACAATCTCTTCTTTGTCATGGGCAGCATTGACTCTATCCCAAGCCATGATCGTTCTTGCTTTTCTGTGGGACAACACCAATTGTCCGGTCTTGTCTTCACGAATATCGATAAGAACCTCAACTTTATCCCCAACTTTAAGGTCAGGATTGTAGCGGAACTCGTTCAACGAAATAACACCTTCGGACTTTGCATTGATGTCAATGATTGCCTCACGGTCGGTCATGTGAACTACTTTACCTTCAACCACTTCTTCATCTGCGGTATCCACAAAGTTTTCCTCTACAAGTGCTTCGAATTCCTTGAGCTTTGTATCGTCTACGCGCTCAATGCCTTCTTCGTACTTTTCCCAATCAAAATTTTCAAGATACTCTTTTGGGTCTTGTTGGGTCTGAACTTCTTCTTTTGTTTCTTTTACTGTTTCGGTAGTTTCTTCTACCTCAACGCTTGCTTTTTCTTCAGCCATGTGCTGATTTAAATTTGTATTCTACAGTTTTACAAGAGTTAAACAATTACTGCAGAAGCTGTTATTTGTTTTTTCCGATTCCTTTTCCTCTCGTTATTTGTTAAAAAGGAGTGCAAAAATACAATTAATTCCTTGTTTTACAAACCCTTGTGTCCTGTTATTTGATTAACGCAATAATTAATGAAAATTTAGATCGTATTGTGACTTTTATATCTATATTGTTTCTAAATATTAACCATTAAAACAATACATATTACTATGAGTGCAAAAGCAAAATACCAAGCAGTTTTGGATTTAGGTCAAGAATTGGGGATACAAGGCGGTGATGTTTCTGAAGACGGAGGCGTTTTAAAAATTAAGGGAACAGCAAATACGCCTTACGAGAAAAATGCCATTTGGGATAAAATTAAACAAATTGGTGGTGAAAACCCATCTGATGTTCAAGCGAACATATCTGTTGCGGATGACTCCGTGTATCACAGGCACACAGTAAAAAGTGGAGAATCTTTAAGTAAGATTGCCAAACACTACTATGGTGATGCCATGAAATACAATAAAATCTTTGATGCCAATACCAATATTTTGAGCAACCCGGATGTTATCCATCCCGACCAGGTGTTGGTGATTCCGAATATTTAATTTAATGTCATATTGAGCACAGTTTAGATATTTTCTATAGTTGTCCACTGCGCTCGAACTGATAAATTTGATAGAAAAAGGTGCCTTTTGGGTGCCTTTTTTAGTTGTGAGCATTTTCATATCAACTGAAAAGGGTGTTCCATAAACCTGAAACAGCTATCCACCAATTCCAACTGATTTTTATGTCAAAAATTAAGAACTTCACGTATAGGTTGATATAATCTACCATGCAACAAATCATACCTTAAACGTTGTATAATATTTAAGAAAAACGAAATGATAAAAAACATTCTAACCATAATTCTACTTTTTCTCTTTACCGCATTATTTGCCCAAGAAACAGTGATAATTCCACATTTTTTACAAAATCCGATGGATTCTATCAAAAAACAAAATTTCAATCAAAGTTTGGAATCCCTTTTATCAGAAATAACGAAAGGAAAAATAAATGAAAGTTTGTTAACACCTAAAAGAGTAGAATTGACACAATCGCTACTCCAAGAATTGGTAAACTACGAGAAAAAAAAGGACAGTTCGGCTTTGAAATTCAAAGATAAACAGTTGATAAATGTTTATCCGATATCTAATGGTGAATACTTTGTTTCCATTTCATACACTTCCTATAAGGAACCCGAATCAGACCCGGTTCTTCTGTATATCATAGATTTAATCGCAACTAAAATTGATGACAAATTCACATTTTCAGTGCCAATTGATTATTTGACACGCTACTGGAAAACACAAACTATTGGTAACATTACTTATCATTACAAGAGTGATATTAACATCAAAAGAGCGGAACTGTTCAATAAAAAAATTCTGAAATAGCAGGAAAACTGGGTTTAGAAGCAGAAAAATTGGATTTCTACATAACCGATAATTTTCAGGAAATATTAGAGCTCATGGGTTTCAAATATTCACTTTTTCCAAACGGAAAATACAGAGATGGCTATGGGGTTGACTCAAAAACAATCTTTGCAATAATGAGTAACGAAGATTTTTCACACGATATATTCCACTATTATTCTGGAAAAATCAATAAACGTGAAGATCGAAATTGGATAACCGAAGAGGGGATTGCTTATCTGTGGGGAAATGCCTATTACACTGACAACAATGGCGAAATGATCACACATCAAAGATTGGTATTGGAATTGCATAATTATCTGTCTAAAAATCCGAAAACGAATCTCTATGAACTTTTTAAGAGTAATAAGAAGATTTTCCATCACATAGCACCTGAAATTTCTGTACGTTCCACAATATCTGGAATCATTGCCCAAGAAATTGAGACAAAAAAAGGAAAGGAAGGAATTACAAAACTAATTAACGCTGGAAGGGAAAACAGATTGGAAAGCTATTTAAAAGCTACAGACGAACTAATTGGAATTAACAAGAAGAACTTCAATGTGATAGTTAAAAAACTGATTGAAAATTATTGAAAAGCGCTGCACAACAATGGTTATAAGCAATTGGGACAGTAGTGATAAAACAAAAGCACAAAAATAAAACAAAGGTCAATACTAAACCGAAAAATTAATTCTTAAAATCCCCAACTGTTCATAGCCGATCCGATACGTTCACCAAAAAAATCCACTTATGTCATATCGAGCAGAGTTGAGATTTCGTTTATGGTTCTCGACTATGCTCGAACTGACAAATAGAGTAGAAAAGGTACCTTTTGGGTGCCTTTTTTGTTATAAGGATTTTCATGTCGACTTAGAAAGGTGTTTTGTAAAACTAGAGCTGGATTTTAAGCTAAAAATTGCGAACTTCACGTAGTGGTTGATATAGTTCATTATAAAACAAATCATATCCTAAACGTTGTGGTGTATTTAAGACAAATATTTATGAGCTTAAATAATTTTCTTTTTTGCCTGATTTTATTTCTACTGTTTAGCTGTAATCAGAAACAGGAAAAATATGAACGTGGAATCGAATCTAAATCGGAGATGATAATCGGGACAGAATCCGGTACTAAGGACTACAAAAAAGAAATATCTGAATTTGCAATCAATTTTTCGCCTAATGGACCTGCAGCTTTGGACTCTATCCCATTCGACATTGTCAAAGGATTTAAAGAATTAAGAACTATTGACAAAAAAGTTTACGAAAAATACTTGACTTTAATTTTCACGAAAATCTATGCCGAGCATTTAACTTGCTGTAACCAAACTTATATAATTGCAGAATTTGCGAATTTTGACTTTAGTATACCATCCATGATTAACGAATTAAACTTTATGACGGGATATTTGGACAAAGATAATTTACCAGAAATCTGGACTTCAGGAATTATACAAAACTGGTTGAATGAAAACCCAAAATATTTCGAAATGGATGAATTTAAAAAGCCTATAGAGAAAATATATACACCACCATCTGACATAAATAATTA
The nucleotide sequence above comes from Flagellimonas sp. HMM57. Encoded proteins:
- the ppk1 gene encoding polyphosphate kinase 1: MIKTKNQYVNREISWLHFNARVLQESADTNVPLIDRLRFLGIFSNNLDEFFKVRYATVKRIVDVGKTGKSVLGGEKAKDLLEEITKIVIAQQARSLEILNSIEEELKEKNIFIIDENEIDESQAEFIREYFFKKVNQELMTIILNDLTEFPLLKDTAAYLAVKMVLTDNESAAAHGNNRYALIEIPKGIDRFVVLPKQGDKNYIIILDDLIRFCLDSVFTMFEFKSITAHMIKITRDAELDIDNDLTKSFIEKISSSVEDRKISDPVRFVYDKSIDKDTLQFLKEKMNIIDTDSVIPGGRYHNRRDYMGFPSLGRNDLMYKKIEPLPVKGFSMKGSLLEMIAQKDYLIYTPYHTFSYVTKFLREAALDPKVRTIKITIYRLANDSQIASALVNAVKNGKQVTVQIELQARFDEQANIEYANQLQSEGINLIFGIPGLKVHSKICLVEREETAGIKRYGFVSTGNFNESTAKIYTDYTLFTAHEGILKEMGKVFEFFEINYKINKYKHLIVSPHYTKSTFIKLIDTEIANAIVGKPAYIKIKMNSLTSYKMVDKLYEASRAGVKVQLIIRGVCCLVPGIEGMSENIEAISVVDKFLEHPRLFIFGNGGNPKIYISSADWMTRNLDFRVEVGCPIYDEDIKQELLDTFDISWRDNQKARIFSEMHDNAYRQKNMDEPELRSQFALYDYYRQKLES
- a CDS encoding histidine phosphatase family protein, which codes for MKTIILVRHGKSSWDYEVSDKDRPLKERGINDAHLVATKFKKNGFNIDFAYSSPANRALHTSIVFLRNLNFDFDKFQVKEEIYDFSGNSVQRFIEGLDNKYSNVLIFGHNYAFTSLANRWGDQYLENVPTAGLVQIKFYVTKWDEIVKGATEQVIFPKHLK
- the pdxH gene encoding pyridoxamine 5'-phosphate oxidase, with product MQKDLSNYRKSYEKSELAENSIKENPLEQFQKWFYEVEATDGLEEVNAMTLSTIGLDGFPKNRVVLMKKYTHEGFIFYTNYDSEKGKAIENDPSVCLSFFWPNLERQVIIKGKAEKIAENLSDGYFESRPMGSQLGAIVSNQSEVISSREMLEEKLHDLEKAYEGKQPERPSYWGGYLVRPISLEFWQGRPNRLHDRIRYTLQEDFNWKIERLQP
- a CDS encoding ribonuclease Z, which produces MKLTILGCYSATPRTFTNPTSQVLEIRNHMFLIDCGEGTQVQLRKNKIKFSRIKHIFISHLHGDHFFGLPGLVSTFRLLGRESELHIYGPKGIKEAITLLLKLGDSWTNYPLIFHELSSKESELVYEDDQISVYTIPLEHRVYTNGFLFKEKTAPRKLNIEAVAKHKVDKSQFNNIKNGKNGVSKNGTTVLNRELTLDPSPPKSYAFCSDTIYKESILPIIANVDTLYHESTFLETESHLCKKTKHSTAKQAAEIAKKANANRLILGHYSTRYKSIELFKEEAMQIFPNVALAEDGKCFEL
- a CDS encoding ribonuclease Z, with product MIFDKEGTTTTVFQENISISTFLENFKNGYAKIKHDNIILNLFSFNALTSDDILEFLVVSNTHKASGKSFVLVTDKVSYDEIPEEISLVPSIQEAKDIIEMEEIERDLGI
- a CDS encoding aspartate carbamoyltransferase catalytic subunit, coding for MSELSVNHLLGIKYLNKKDIELIFETADHFKEVINRSIKKVPTLRDITIANIFFENSTRTKLSFELAEKRLSADVINFSASQSSVKKGETLIDTVNNILSMKVDMVVMRHPNPGAGIFLSKHVDAAIINAGDGAHEHPTQALLDSYSIREKLGEVAGKNVVIVGDILHSRVALSNIFALKLQGANVKVCGPKTLIPKHIPSLGVQVETDLRKALEWCDVANMLRVQNERMDISYFPSTREYTQQFGINKKLLNSLEKEIVIMHPGPINRGVEITSDVADSNQAIILEQVENGVAIRMAVIYLLASKIK
- the pyrR gene encoding bifunctional pyr operon transcriptional regulator/uracil phosphoribosyltransferase PyrR; its protein translation is MSQRVLLTSKEINIILHRLACQLLENHLDFTNTALIGIQPRGVYLAERLTKILQEEYKVKHIDLGFLDITFYRDDFGRGDKTLKANTTKINFLVEDRNVVFIDDVLYTGRSIRAALTAIQSFGRPSDIELLTLIDRRFSRHLPIQPNYRGRQVDAINEEKVKVMWEENDGKDSVYLVSK
- the rpsA gene encoding 30S ribosomal protein S1 — encoded protein: MAEEKASVEVEETTETVKETKEEVQTQQDPKEYLENFDWEKYEEGIERVDDTKLKEFEALVEENFVDTADEEVVEGKVVHMTDREAIIDINAKSEGVISLNEFRYNPDLKVGDKVEVLIDIREDKTGQLVLSHRKARTIMAWDRVNAAHDKEEIVQGFVKCRTKGGMIVDVFGIEAFLPGSQIDVKPIRDYDQYVGKTMEFKVVKINHEFKNVVVSHKALIEADIEEQKKEIIGQLEKGQVLEGVVKNVTSYGVFIDLGGVDGLIHITDLSWSRINHPNEVVELDQKLNVVILDFDDNKSRIQLGLKQLEKHPWDALGDEIKIGDKVKGKVVVIADYGAFIEVAEGVEGLIHVSEMSWSTHLRSAQDFVSVGDEVEAVVLTLDREDRKMSLGIKQLTPDPWTDITSKYPVGSRHKGIVRNFTNFGVFVEMEEGIDGLIYISDLSWTKKIKHPSEFVTVGDTLEVEVLELDVDGRKLSLGHKQTTENPWDKYAEEFAEGTVHKAAISEIVDKGATVTFNDDIVGFIPSRHMEKEDGKKLGKGEEVDFKIIEFNKDFKRVVASHTAIFREQEERNVNTAKRKAAAAAEESKTTLGDANAQLQALKDKMEADSKK
- a CDS encoding LysM peptidoglycan-binding domain-containing protein, with amino-acid sequence MSAKAKYQAVLDLGQELGIQGGDVSEDGGVLKIKGTANTPYEKNAIWDKIKQIGGENPSDVQANISVADDSVYHRHTVKSGESLSKIAKHYYGDAMKYNKIFDANTNILSNPDVIHPDQVLVIPNI